Proteins encoded by one window of Antechinus flavipes isolate AdamAnt ecotype Samford, QLD, Australia chromosome 4, AdamAnt_v2, whole genome shotgun sequence:
- the LOC127559381 gene encoding golgin subfamily A member 6-like protein 22 isoform X7 — MMTPNYRDRLVRHCRCHHREGETEGWRGRVAVIEGETEGWRGHVAVTEEETEDWESQVIVKEGETEAWRGHVAIIDGETETWRGQVIVTEVETEDWEGQVIVTEEETEDWEGQVIVTEEETEDWRGQVAVTEGETEAWQGQVAVTEEETEAWRGQVAVTEGETEAWQGQVAVTEEETAWRGQVAVTEGETKAWQGQVAVTEEETKAWQGQVAVTEEETEAWRGQVAVTEGETEAWRGQVAVTKGETEAWQGQVAVTEEETEAWQGQVATSEVDTEAWQGHVSIIEGETESWRGHIATSEVETEAWQGHVSVIEGETGLSRSSSHYRRKN; from the exons ATGATGACACCTAACTATCGAGACAGGCTTGTGAGACACTGTCGCTGCCACCATagagaaggggaaactgagggtTGGCGAGGCCGCGTGGCCGtgatagaaggggaaactgaggggTGGCGAGGTCACGTGGCcgttacagaagaggaaactgaggactgggAAAGCCAAGTGATCGttaaagaaggggaaactgaggcttggcgAGGTCACGTGGCcattatagatggggaaactgagacttggcgAGGTCAAGTGATCGTcacagaagtggaaactgaggacTGGGAAGGCCAAGTGATcgtcacagaagaggaaactgaggactgggAAGGCCAAGTGATcgtcacagaagaggaaactgaggattggCGAGGTCAAGTGGCcgttacagaaggggaaactgaggcttggcaAG gtCAAGTGGCcgttacagaagaggaaactgaggcttggagaggtCAAGTAGCcgttacagaaggggaaactgaggcttggcaAGGTCAAGTGGCcgttacagaagaggaaactgctTGGAGAGGTCAAGTGGCcgttacagaaggggaaactaaGGCTTGGCAAG GTCAAGTGGCcgttacagaagaggaaactaaggcttggCAAGGTCAAGTGGCcgttacagaagaggaaactgaggcgtgGAGAGGTCAAGTAGCcgttacagaaggggaaactgaggcttggcgAGGTCAAGTGGCCGTTaccaaaggggaaactgaggcttggcaAGGTCAAGTGGCcgttacagaagaggaaactgaggcttggcaAGGTCAAGTGGCCACTTCAGAAGTGGACACAGAGGCTTGGCAAGGTCACGTGTCCAttatagaaggggaaactgagtcttggaGAGGTCACATAGCCACTTCAGAAGTGGAAACAGAGGCTTGGCAAGGTCACGTGTCCGTTATAGAAGGAGAAACAGGCTTGTCAAGGTCAAGTAGCCAttacagaaggaaaaactga
- the LOC127559381 gene encoding golgin subfamily A member 6-like protein 6 isoform X1 yields the protein MMTPNYRDRLVRHCRCHHREGETEGWRGRVAVIEGETEGWRGHVAVTEEETEDWESQVIVKEGETEAWRGHVAIIDGETETWRGQVIVTEVETEDWEGQVIVTEEETEDWEGQVIVTEEETEDWRGQVAVTEGETEAWQGQVAVTEEETEAWRGQVAVTEGETEAWQGQVAVTEEETAWRGQVAVTEGETKAWQGQVAVTEGETEAWRGQVAVTEEETKAWQGQVAVTEEETKAWQGQVAVTEEETEAWRGQVAVTEGETEAWRGQVAVTKGETEAWQGQVAVTEEETEAWQGQVATSEVDTEAWQGHVSIIEGETESWRGHIATSEVETEAWQGHVSVIEGETGLSRSSSHYRRKN from the exons ATGATGACACCTAACTATCGAGACAGGCTTGTGAGACACTGTCGCTGCCACCATagagaaggggaaactgagggtTGGCGAGGCCGCGTGGCCGtgatagaaggggaaactgaggggTGGCGAGGTCACGTGGCcgttacagaagaggaaactgaggactgggAAAGCCAAGTGATCGttaaagaaggggaaactgaggcttggcgAGGTCACGTGGCcattatagatggggaaactgagacttggcgAGGTCAAGTGATCGTcacagaagtggaaactgaggacTGGGAAGGCCAAGTGATcgtcacagaagaggaaactgaggactgggAAGGCCAAGTGATcgtcacagaagaggaaactgaggattggCGAGGTCAAGTGGCcgttacagaaggggaaactgaggcttggcaAG gtCAAGTGGCcgttacagaagaggaaactgaggcttggagaggtCAAGTAGCcgttacagaaggggaaactgaggcttggcaAGGTCAAGTGGCcgttacagaagaggaaactgctTGGAGAGGTCAAGTGGCcgttacagaaggggaaactaaGGCTTGGCAAGGTCAAGTGGCcgttacagaaggggaaactgaggcgtgGAGAGGTCAAGTGGCcgttacagaagaggaaactaaggcttggCAAGGTCAAGTGGCcgttacagaagaggaaactaaggcttggCAAGGTCAAGTGGCcgttacagaagaggaaactgaggcgtgGAGAGGTCAAGTAGCcgttacagaaggggaaactgaggcttggcgAGGTCAAGTGGCCGTTaccaaaggggaaactgaggcttggcaAGGTCAAGTGGCcgttacagaagaggaaactgaggcttggcaAGGTCAAGTGGCCACTTCAGAAGTGGACACAGAGGCTTGGCAAGGTCACGTGTCCAttatagaaggggaaactgagtcttggaGAGGTCACATAGCCACTTCAGAAGTGGAAACAGAGGCTTGGCAAGGTCACGTGTCCGTTATAGAAGGAGAAACAGGCTTGTCAAGGTCAAGTAGCCAttacagaaggaaaaactga
- the LOC127559381 gene encoding golgin subfamily A member 6-like protein 6 isoform X3: protein MMTPNYRDRLVRHCRCHHREGETEGWRGRVAVIEGETEGWRGHVAVTEEETEDWESQVIVKEGETEAWRGHVAIIDGETETWRGQVIVTEVETEDWEGQVIVTEEETEDWEGQVIVTEEETEDWRGQVAVTEGETEAWQGQVAVTEEETEAWRGQVAVTEGETEAWQGQVAVTEEETAWRGQVAVTEGETKAWQGQVAVTEEETKAWQGQVAVTEEETKAWQGQVAVTEEETEAWRGQVAVTEGETEAWRGQVAVTKGETEAWQGQVAVTEEETEAWQGQVATSEVDTEAWQGHVSIIEGETESWRGHIATSEVETEAWQGHVSVIEGETGLSRSSSHYRRKN from the exons ATGATGACACCTAACTATCGAGACAGGCTTGTGAGACACTGTCGCTGCCACCATagagaaggggaaactgagggtTGGCGAGGCCGCGTGGCCGtgatagaaggggaaactgaggggTGGCGAGGTCACGTGGCcgttacagaagaggaaactgaggactgggAAAGCCAAGTGATCGttaaagaaggggaaactgaggcttggcgAGGTCACGTGGCcattatagatggggaaactgagacttggcgAGGTCAAGTGATCGTcacagaagtggaaactgaggacTGGGAAGGCCAAGTGATcgtcacagaagaggaaactgaggactgggAAGGCCAAGTGATcgtcacagaagaggaaactgaggattggCGAGGTCAAGTGGCcgttacagaaggggaaactgaggcttggcaAG gtCAAGTGGCcgttacagaagaggaaactgaggcttggagaggtCAAGTAGCcgttacagaaggggaaactgaggcttggcaAGGTCAAGTGGCcgttacagaagaggaaactgctTGGAGAGGTCAAGTGGCcgttacagaaggggaaactaaGGCTTGGCAAG GTCAAGTGGCcgttacagaagaggaaactaaggcttggCAAGGTCAAGTGGCcgttacagaagaggaaactaaggcttggCAAGGTCAAGTGGCcgttacagaagaggaaactgaggcgtgGAGAGGTCAAGTAGCcgttacagaaggggaaactgaggcttggcgAGGTCAAGTGGCCGTTaccaaaggggaaactgaggcttggcaAGGTCAAGTGGCcgttacagaagaggaaactgaggcttggcaAGGTCAAGTGGCCACTTCAGAAGTGGACACAGAGGCTTGGCAAGGTCACGTGTCCAttatagaaggggaaactgagtcttggaGAGGTCACATAGCCACTTCAGAAGTGGAAACAGAGGCTTGGCAAGGTCACGTGTCCGTTATAGAAGGAGAAACAGGCTTGTCAAGGTCAAGTAGCCAttacagaaggaaaaactga
- the LOC127559381 gene encoding golgin subfamily A member 6-like protein 6 isoform X10, whose amino-acid sequence MMTPNYRDRLVRHCRCHHREGETEGWRGRVAVIEGETEGWRGHVAVTEEETEDWESQVIVKEGETEAWRGHVAIIDGETETWRGQVIVTEVETEDWEGQVIVTEEETEDWEGQVIVTEEETEDWRGQVAVTEGETEAWQGQVAVTEGETKAWQGQVAVTEEETKAWQGQVAVTEEETKAWQGQVAVTEEETEAWRGQVAVTEGETEAWRGQVAVTKGETEAWQGQVAVTEEETEAWQGQVATSEVDTEAWQGHVSIIEGETESWRGHIATSEVETEAWQGHVSVIEGETGLSRSSSHYRRKN is encoded by the exons ATGATGACACCTAACTATCGAGACAGGCTTGTGAGACACTGTCGCTGCCACCATagagaaggggaaactgagggtTGGCGAGGCCGCGTGGCCGtgatagaaggggaaactgaggggTGGCGAGGTCACGTGGCcgttacagaagaggaaactgaggactgggAAAGCCAAGTGATCGttaaagaaggggaaactgaggcttggcgAGGTCACGTGGCcattatagatggggaaactgagacttggcgAGGTCAAGTGATCGTcacagaagtggaaactgaggacTGGGAAGGCCAAGTGATcgtcacagaagaggaaactgaggactgggAAGGCCAAGTGATcgtcacagaagaggaaactgaggattggCGAGGTCAAGTGGCcgttacagaaggggaaactgaggcttggcaAG GTCAAGTGGCcgttacagaaggggaaactaaGGCTTGGCAAG GTCAAGTGGCcgttacagaagaggaaactaaggcttggCAAGGTCAAGTGGCcgttacagaagaggaaactaaggcttggCAAGGTCAAGTGGCcgttacagaagaggaaactgaggcgtgGAGAGGTCAAGTAGCcgttacagaaggggaaactgaggcttggcgAGGTCAAGTGGCCGTTaccaaaggggaaactgaggcttggcaAGGTCAAGTGGCcgttacagaagaggaaactgaggcttggcaAGGTCAAGTGGCCACTTCAGAAGTGGACACAGAGGCTTGGCAAGGTCACGTGTCCAttatagaaggggaaactgagtcttggaGAGGTCACATAGCCACTTCAGAAGTGGAAACAGAGGCTTGGCAAGGTCACGTGTCCGTTATAGAAGGAGAAACAGGCTTGTCAAGGTCAAGTAGCCAttacagaaggaaaaactga
- the LOC127559381 gene encoding golgin subfamily A member 6-like protein 6 isoform X8 — translation MMTPNYRDRLVRHCRCHHREGETEGWRGRVAVIEGETEGWRGHVAVTEEETEDWESQVIVKEGETEAWRGHVAIIDGETETWRGQVIVTEVETEDWEGQVIVTEEETEDWEGQVIVTEEETEDWRGQVAVTEGETEAWQGQVAVTEGETKAWQGQVAVTEGETEAWRGQVAVTEEETKAWQGQVAVTEEETKAWQGQVAVTEEETEAWRGQVAVTEGETEAWRGQVAVTKGETEAWQGQVAVTEEETEAWQGQVATSEVDTEAWQGHVSIIEGETESWRGHIATSEVETEAWQGHVSVIEGETGLSRSSSHYRRKN, via the exons ATGATGACACCTAACTATCGAGACAGGCTTGTGAGACACTGTCGCTGCCACCATagagaaggggaaactgagggtTGGCGAGGCCGCGTGGCCGtgatagaaggggaaactgaggggTGGCGAGGTCACGTGGCcgttacagaagaggaaactgaggactgggAAAGCCAAGTGATCGttaaagaaggggaaactgaggcttggcgAGGTCACGTGGCcattatagatggggaaactgagacttggcgAGGTCAAGTGATCGTcacagaagtggaaactgaggacTGGGAAGGCCAAGTGATcgtcacagaagaggaaactgaggactgggAAGGCCAAGTGATcgtcacagaagaggaaactgaggattggCGAGGTCAAGTGGCcgttacagaaggggaaactgaggcttggcaAG GTCAAGTGGCcgttacagaaggggaaactaaGGCTTGGCAAGGTCAAGTGGCcgttacagaaggggaaactgaggcgtgGAGAGGTCAAGTGGCcgttacagaagaggaaactaaggcttggCAAGGTCAAGTGGCcgttacagaagaggaaactaaggcttggCAAGGTCAAGTGGCcgttacagaagaggaaactgaggcgtgGAGAGGTCAAGTAGCcgttacagaaggggaaactgaggcttggcgAGGTCAAGTGGCCGTTaccaaaggggaaactgaggcttggcaAGGTCAAGTGGCcgttacagaagaggaaactgaggcttggcaAGGTCAAGTGGCCACTTCAGAAGTGGACACAGAGGCTTGGCAAGGTCACGTGTCCAttatagaaggggaaactgagtcttggaGAGGTCACATAGCCACTTCAGAAGTGGAAACAGAGGCTTGGCAAGGTCACGTGTCCGTTATAGAAGGAGAAACAGGCTTGTCAAGGTCAAGTAGCCAttacagaaggaaaaactga
- the LOC127559381 gene encoding golgin subfamily A member 6-like protein 22 isoform X5 has product MMTPNYRDRLVRHCRCHHREGETEGWRGRVAVIEGETEGWRGHVAVTEEETEDWESQVIVKEGETEAWRGHVAIIDGETETWRGQVIVTEVETEDWEGQVIVTEEETEDWEGQVIVTEEETEDWRGQVAVTEGETEAWQGQVAVTEEETEAWRGQVAVTEGETEAWQGQVAVTEEETAWRGQVAVTEGETKAWQGQVAVTEGETEAWRGQVAVTEEETKAWQGQVAVTEEETEAWRGQVAVTEGETEAWRGQVAVTKGETEAWQGQVAVTEEETEAWQGQVATSEVDTEAWQGHVSIIEGETESWRGHIATSEVETEAWQGHVSVIEGETGLSRSSSHYRRKN; this is encoded by the exons ATGATGACACCTAACTATCGAGACAGGCTTGTGAGACACTGTCGCTGCCACCATagagaaggggaaactgagggtTGGCGAGGCCGCGTGGCCGtgatagaaggggaaactgaggggTGGCGAGGTCACGTGGCcgttacagaagaggaaactgaggactgggAAAGCCAAGTGATCGttaaagaaggggaaactgaggcttggcgAGGTCACGTGGCcattatagatggggaaactgagacttggcgAGGTCAAGTGATCGTcacagaagtggaaactgaggacTGGGAAGGCCAAGTGATcgtcacagaagaggaaactgaggactgggAAGGCCAAGTGATcgtcacagaagaggaaactgaggattggCGAGGTCAAGTGGCcgttacagaaggggaaactgaggcttggcaAG gtCAAGTGGCcgttacagaagaggaaactgaggcttggagaggtCAAGTAGCcgttacagaaggggaaactgaggcttggcaAGGTCAAGTGGCcgttacagaagaggaaactgctTGGAGAGGTCAAGTGGCcgttacagaaggggaaactaaGGCTTGGCAAGGTCAAGTGGCcgttacagaaggggaaactgaggcgtgGAGAG GTCAAGTGGCcgttacagaagaggaaactaaggcttggCAAGGTCAAGTGGCcgttacagaagaggaaactgaggcgtgGAGAGGTCAAGTAGCcgttacagaaggggaaactgaggcttggcgAGGTCAAGTGGCCGTTaccaaaggggaaactgaggcttggcaAGGTCAAGTGGCcgttacagaagaggaaactgaggcttggcaAGGTCAAGTGGCCACTTCAGAAGTGGACACAGAGGCTTGGCAAGGTCACGTGTCCAttatagaaggggaaactgagtcttggaGAGGTCACATAGCCACTTCAGAAGTGGAAACAGAGGCTTGGCAAGGTCACGTGTCCGTTATAGAAGGAGAAACAGGCTTGTCAAGGTCAAGTAGCCAttacagaaggaaaaactga
- the LOC127559381 gene encoding sodium/potassium/calcium exchanger 1-like isoform X9 has protein sequence MMTPNYRDRLVRHCRCHHREGETEGWRGRVAVIEGETEGWRGHVAVTEEETEDWESQVIVKEGETEAWRGHVAIIDGETETWRGQVIVTEVETEDWEGQVIVTEEETEDWEGQVIVTEEETEDWRGQVAVTEGETEAWQGQVAVTEEETEAWRGQVAVTEGETEAWQGQVAVTEGETKAWQGQVAVTEEETKAWQGQVAVTEEETEAWRGQVAVTEGETEAWRGQVAVTKGETEAWQGQVAVTEEETEAWQGQVATSEVDTEAWQGHVSIIEGETESWRGHIATSEVETEAWQGHVSVIEGETGLSRSSSHYRRKN, from the exons ATGATGACACCTAACTATCGAGACAGGCTTGTGAGACACTGTCGCTGCCACCATagagaaggggaaactgagggtTGGCGAGGCCGCGTGGCCGtgatagaaggggaaactgaggggTGGCGAGGTCACGTGGCcgttacagaagaggaaactgaggactgggAAAGCCAAGTGATCGttaaagaaggggaaactgaggcttggcgAGGTCACGTGGCcattatagatggggaaactgagacttggcgAGGTCAAGTGATCGTcacagaagtggaaactgaggacTGGGAAGGCCAAGTGATcgtcacagaagaggaaactgaggactgggAAGGCCAAGTGATcgtcacagaagaggaaactgaggattggCGAGGTCAAGTGGCcgttacagaaggggaaactgaggcttggcaAG gtCAAGTGGCcgttacagaagaggaaactgaggcttggagaggtCAAGTAGCcgttacagaaggggaaactgaggcttggcaAG GTCAAGTGGCcgttacagaaggggaaactaaGGCTTGGCAAG GTCAAGTGGCcgttacagaagaggaaactaaggcttggCAAGGTCAAGTGGCcgttacagaagaggaaactgaggcgtgGAGAGGTCAAGTAGCcgttacagaaggggaaactgaggcttggcgAGGTCAAGTGGCCGTTaccaaaggggaaactgaggcttggcaAGGTCAAGTGGCcgttacagaagaggaaactgaggcttggcaAGGTCAAGTGGCCACTTCAGAAGTGGACACAGAGGCTTGGCAAGGTCACGTGTCCAttatagaaggggaaactgagtcttggaGAGGTCACATAGCCACTTCAGAAGTGGAAACAGAGGCTTGGCAAGGTCACGTGTCCGTTATAGAAGGAGAAACAGGCTTGTCAAGGTCAAGTAGCCAttacagaaggaaaaactga
- the LOC127559381 gene encoding sodium/potassium/calcium exchanger 1-like isoform X2 translates to MMTPNYRDRLVRHCRCHHREGETEGWRGRVAVIEGETEGWRGHVAVTEEETEDWESQVIVKEGETEAWRGHVAIIDGETETWRGQVIVTEVETEDWEGQVIVTEEETEDWEGQVIVTEEETEDWRGQVAVTEGETEAWQGQVAVTEEETEAWRGQVAVTEGETEAWQGQVAVTEGETKAWQGQVAVTEGETEAWRGQVAVTEEETKAWQGQVAVTEEETKAWQGQVAVTEEETEAWRGQVAVTEGETEAWRGQVAVTKGETEAWQGQVAVTEEETEAWQGQVATSEVDTEAWQGHVSIIEGETESWRGHIATSEVETEAWQGHVSVIEGETGLSRSSSHYRRKN, encoded by the exons ATGATGACACCTAACTATCGAGACAGGCTTGTGAGACACTGTCGCTGCCACCATagagaaggggaaactgagggtTGGCGAGGCCGCGTGGCCGtgatagaaggggaaactgaggggTGGCGAGGTCACGTGGCcgttacagaagaggaaactgaggactgggAAAGCCAAGTGATCGttaaagaaggggaaactgaggcttggcgAGGTCACGTGGCcattatagatggggaaactgagacttggcgAGGTCAAGTGATCGTcacagaagtggaaactgaggacTGGGAAGGCCAAGTGATcgtcacagaagaggaaactgaggactgggAAGGCCAAGTGATcgtcacagaagaggaaactgaggattggCGAGGTCAAGTGGCcgttacagaaggggaaactgaggcttggcaAG gtCAAGTGGCcgttacagaagaggaaactgaggcttggagaggtCAAGTAGCcgttacagaaggggaaactgaggcttggcaAG GTCAAGTGGCcgttacagaaggggaaactaaGGCTTGGCAAGGTCAAGTGGCcgttacagaaggggaaactgaggcgtgGAGAGGTCAAGTGGCcgttacagaagaggaaactaaggcttggCAAGGTCAAGTGGCcgttacagaagaggaaactaaggcttggCAAGGTCAAGTGGCcgttacagaagaggaaactgaggcgtgGAGAGGTCAAGTAGCcgttacagaaggggaaactgaggcttggcgAGGTCAAGTGGCCGTTaccaaaggggaaactgaggcttggcaAGGTCAAGTGGCcgttacagaagaggaaactgaggcttggcaAGGTCAAGTGGCCACTTCAGAAGTGGACACAGAGGCTTGGCAAGGTCACGTGTCCAttatagaaggggaaactgagtcttggaGAGGTCACATAGCCACTTCAGAAGTGGAAACAGAGGCTTGGCAAGGTCACGTGTCCGTTATAGAAGGAGAAACAGGCTTGTCAAGGTCAAGTAGCCAttacagaaggaaaaactga
- the LOC127559381 gene encoding golgin subfamily A member 6-like protein 6 isoform X4, whose protein sequence is MMTPNYRDRLVRHCRCHHREGETEGWRGRVAVIEGETEGWRGHVAVTEEETEDWESQVIVKEGETEAWRGHVAIIDGETETWRGQVIVTEVETEDWEGQVIVTEEETEDWEGQVAVTEGETEAWQGQVAVTEEETEAWRGQVAVTEGETEAWQGQVAVTEEETAWRGQVAVTEGETKAWQGQVAVTEGETEAWRGQVAVTEEETKAWQGQVAVTEEETKAWQGQVAVTEEETEAWRGQVAVTEGETEAWRGQVAVTKGETEAWQGQVAVTEEETEAWQGQVATSEVDTEAWQGHVSIIEGETESWRGHIATSEVETEAWQGHVSVIEGETGLSRSSSHYRRKN, encoded by the exons ATGATGACACCTAACTATCGAGACAGGCTTGTGAGACACTGTCGCTGCCACCATagagaaggggaaactgagggtTGGCGAGGCCGCGTGGCCGtgatagaaggggaaactgaggggTGGCGAGGTCACGTGGCcgttacagaagaggaaactgaggactgggAAAGCCAAGTGATCGttaaagaaggggaaactgaggcttggcgAGGTCACGTGGCcattatagatggggaaactgagacttggcgAGGTCAAGTGATCGTcacagaagtggaaactgaggacTGGGAAGGCCAAGTGATcgtcacagaagaggaaactgaggactgggAAG GTCAAGTGGCcgttacagaaggggaaactgaggcttggcaAG gtCAAGTGGCcgttacagaagaggaaactgaggcttggagaggtCAAGTAGCcgttacagaaggggaaactgaggcttggcaAGGTCAAGTGGCcgttacagaagaggaaactgctTGGAGAGGTCAAGTGGCcgttacagaaggggaaactaaGGCTTGGCAAGGTCAAGTGGCcgttacagaaggggaaactgaggcgtgGAGAGGTCAAGTGGCcgttacagaagaggaaactaaggcttggCAAGGTCAAGTGGCcgttacagaagaggaaactaaggcttggCAAGGTCAAGTGGCcgttacagaagaggaaactgaggcgtgGAGAGGTCAAGTAGCcgttacagaaggggaaactgaggcttggcgAGGTCAAGTGGCCGTTaccaaaggggaaactgaggcttggcaAGGTCAAGTGGCcgttacagaagaggaaactgaggcttggcaAGGTCAAGTGGCCACTTCAGAAGTGGACACAGAGGCTTGGCAAGGTCACGTGTCCAttatagaaggggaaactgagtcttggaGAGGTCACATAGCCACTTCAGAAGTGGAAACAGAGGCTTGGCAAGGTCACGTGTCCGTTATAGAAGGAGAAACAGGCTTGTCAAGGTCAAGTAGCCAttacagaaggaaaaactga
- the LOC127559381 gene encoding golgin subfamily A member 6-like protein 6 isoform X6, giving the protein MMTPNYRDRLVRHCRCHHREGETEGWRGRVAVIEGETEGWRGHVAVTEEETEDWESQVIVKEGETEAWRGHVAIIDGETETWRGQVIVTEVETEDWEGQVIVTEEETEDWEGQVIVTEEETEDWRGQVAVTEGETEAWQGQVAVTEEETEAWRGQVAVTEGETEAWQGQVAVTEGETKAWQGQVAVTEEETKAWQGQVAVTEEETKAWQGQVAVTEEETEAWRGQVAVTEGETEAWRGQVAVTKGETEAWQGQVAVTEEETEAWQGQVATSEVDTEAWQGHVSIIEGETESWRGHIATSEVETEAWQGHVSVIEGETGLSRSSSHYRRKN; this is encoded by the exons ATGATGACACCTAACTATCGAGACAGGCTTGTGAGACACTGTCGCTGCCACCATagagaaggggaaactgagggtTGGCGAGGCCGCGTGGCCGtgatagaaggggaaactgaggggTGGCGAGGTCACGTGGCcgttacagaagaggaaactgaggactgggAAAGCCAAGTGATCGttaaagaaggggaaactgaggcttggcgAGGTCACGTGGCcattatagatggggaaactgagacttggcgAGGTCAAGTGATCGTcacagaagtggaaactgaggacTGGGAAGGCCAAGTGATcgtcacagaagaggaaactgaggactgggAAGGCCAAGTGATcgtcacagaagaggaaactgaggattggCGAGGTCAAGTGGCcgttacagaaggggaaactgaggcttggcaAG gtCAAGTGGCcgttacagaagaggaaactgaggcttggagaggtCAAGTAGCcgttacagaaggggaaactgaggcttggcaAG GTCAAGTGGCcgttacagaaggggaaactaaGGCTTGGCAAG GTCAAGTGGCcgttacagaagaggaaactaaggcttggCAAGGTCAAGTGGCcgttacagaagaggaaactaaggcttggCAAGGTCAAGTGGCcgttacagaagaggaaactgaggcgtgGAGAGGTCAAGTAGCcgttacagaaggggaaactgaggcttggcgAGGTCAAGTGGCCGTTaccaaaggggaaactgaggcttggcaAGGTCAAGTGGCcgttacagaagaggaaactgaggcttggcaAGGTCAAGTGGCCACTTCAGAAGTGGACACAGAGGCTTGGCAAGGTCACGTGTCCAttatagaaggggaaactgagtcttggaGAGGTCACATAGCCACTTCAGAAGTGGAAACAGAGGCTTGGCAAGGTCACGTGTCCGTTATAGAAGGAGAAACAGGCTTGTCAAGGTCAAGTAGCCAttacagaaggaaaaactga